TCGCGGCCACCGCAGGGTCATCACGACCCGCGCGCTGGCGAACACCAGCGGCGGATGGAGCGTGAGCGTCGCCGAGACCGTGCTCCGACAGCCGCCACCGCGCGCAGGCGCTGCCGTGCAGATCAGTCAGATCGTCCTGCCGCGGCTGTTCGAGTCCGACAATGTCTACGTGTTCCAGAACAGCGATGGCCGGCTGATCTTCGCCAGCCCGTTCGAGCGTGATTTCACCCTGATCGGCACCGTCACGCATGCCTTCAAGGGCGATCCCGCGATCGTCGCCATGCCGGTCGCCGACGTGACCTATCTCTGCGAGGCGGCCAGTCGCTATTTTCGCGAGCCCGTCGCGCCGGTCGATGTGGTGCGGACGATGTCGGGCGTCAATCTGGCGCCCGAGGCTGTGCGCCGGCGGGATGCTGGGCTCGCATTCGATGCGCGGCGGCGCAAGGCGCCGCTCCTCACGGTGTTCGGCGGCGACGTCACGACCGCGCGGTGGCGCGCGCAGCGCGCGGTGACCAGGCTGACGCCGTTCTATCCGATGTCGCGGCCCTGGACGGCGGCGGCGGCGCTTCCGGGCGGCAATTTTCCCTGGCAGAGCTTCGAGGCGGAAGTCGATGCCGCGCGCGACCGCTGGCGCTTTCTCTCCGAGGCGCAGGCGCAACGTCTGGTCGGCGCCTACGGCTCGCGGCTGTCGGCCGTGCTGGGTGAGGCGACGAGTCGTGCCGAGCTGGGGCCTGCTTTCGGTTCTGAATTGACGGGCGCCGAGGTGCGCTACCTCATGCAAACCGAATGGGCCCGCTTCCCCGATGACATCCTGTGGCGCCGCTCCAAGCTCGGCCTGACCATGCCGCCCGCCGATCGCGACGCGCTGGCCGCGTTCATGGCGAATGCGGTGAATGATCGGCATCGAACCGGTTGAGCCCGCGGCGTTCCGCCGCTAAAGCATGATCCGGAAAAGTGTGAAGCGGTTTTCCGGAAAGATCATGCGCAAGCAATAACCTAAAGCGCGATGACGATGCATCCTAGTCTCATCGCGCTTTAGCGTGCGGCAGCATTGGGGCCGGCAGGGAACATGGCTGACGAACGAGAGAGGATCGAGGCTGCGGACGCGGCCAGGCCTGAAGTGCATCCGGCGGCGGATCGGCCGCTGCTGCGCATCGACGGCGTGGTGAAGAATTTCGGCGCGTTCCGCGCCGTCGACGGCGTGTCGCTCGACATCGGGGCGGGCGAGTTCTTTGCGCTGCTCGGTCCCTCCGGCTGCGGCAAGACCACGCTATTGCGCATGCTGGCAGGCTTCGAGACGCCGGACCAAGGGCGCATTCTGCTCGGCGGCATTGACATCGCGCAGGCGTTGCCGCACGAGCGGCCGATCAACATGATGTTCCAGAGCTACGCGCTGTTTCCGCATCTGTCGGTGCGCGACAACATCGCTTTCGGCCTGAAGCGCGCCGGCATGGCGCGCGCCGATATCGCCACGCGCGTGGCTGAGATGGTGGCGCTGGTGAAGCTGGAGGGGATGGAGAAGCGCAAGCCGGACCAGCTCTCCGGCGGGCAGCGTCAGCGTGTCGCGCTGGCGCGTGCGCTGGCGCGCCGCCCGCAACTGCTGCTGCTCGACGAGCCGCTGGCGGCGCTCGACAAGAAGCTGCGCGAGGGCACGCAAGGAGAGTTGATGGAGTTGCAGCGCCGGCTCGGCATGACCTTCATCATCGTCACCCACGACCAGGAGGAGGCGATGACGATGGCGACCCGTATCGGCGTGATGGACGCCGGCAAGCTCGTTCAGGTCGCATCGCCGCGCGAGCTCTATGAAGCGCCGCGCTCGCGCTGGATCGCGCAGTTCGTCGGCGACATCAACCTTTTCGAAGGTGAGCTGCAATCGCATGAAGCCGATCGCCTGACCATTGCCACGCGCGATGCCGGAACGCTCGTCGTCACCGAGCCGCGCGAGGCGGTCGGCAAAGGCAAAATGTCCGTCGCTATCCGCCCCGAGAAGGTGAAGCTGGCGCGTCGCGGCTCCCCAGGCGGGATGGACCAGCGGTCGTCGGTCAACCAGCTTAACGGCACCGTCACCGACGTCTGCTATCTCGGCGGCAGCACCAGCTACAAGGTGAAGCTCGACACCGGCGGCACGATGCAGTCCTCGATGGCCAACACCGCGCGGCTCGACACCGACGTCTTCGGCCTGAACCAGCAGGTGGTTGCCTGGTTCGCGCCTGATGATTGCGTGGTGTTGGAGCGATGAGCGCACGCCGCATCTTCACGAGGCCAGCGCGCTTCGCCGCGATCGCGCCTTATCTCTGGATGGCGCTGTTCTTCCTGGTGCCGTTCGGCTTCGTGCTGAAGATCAGCCTGTCGCAGACGGCGATCGCACAGCCGCCGTACGAGCCGGTGTTCGATCTGACGGCGGGGTGGGCGGCGATCAAGGCCGCCTTCGGTGCGCTGTCGATCGACAATTTCAAGCTGCTGGTTTCCGACGACCTCTACGTCTTCGCCTATGTGCGCAGCCTCACCGTCGCGATCACGGCGACCGCGATCCTGCTCCTGATCGGCTATCCCATTGCCTATGGCATGGCGCGGCTGCCGAGGCGGTGGCAGGCGGTGGCGATGGTGCTGGTGATCGTGCCGTTCTGGACCTCGTTCCTGATCCGCATCTACGCCTGGATCAACATCCTGCAGCACGATGGTCTGCTCAATCAGATCCTGCTCGGGCTGCATCTGGTCAGCCGGCCGGTGGTGTGGCTATCCACCGACAGCGCGATGTATCTCGGCATCGTCTATTCCTACCTGCCGTTCATGATCCTGCCGCTCTACGCGACGCTGGCCAAGATGGAGCCGGCGCTGGAGGAGGCGGCCGCCGATCTCGGCGCGCCGCCCGGGGCGGTGTTCTGGCGGGTCACCTTTCCGCTGTCGCTGCCCGGCGTCGGCGCCGGCGTATTGCTCTGCTTCATTCCGATCGTCGGCGAGTTCGTGATCCCGGATCTCTTGGCCGGCTCCAACTCGCTGATGATCGGCCAGACGCTGTGGCTGGAATTCTTCACCAACAAGGACTGGCCGGTCGCGTCCGCGGCCGCCATCATCCTGCTGGTCGTGCTGCTCGCACCGCTGTTGCTCTACGAGCGGGTGCAGCGGCGGCAATTGGAGGAGCGGTGAGATGCGCAAGCGCGCTCGCCTGTCCCGCTTCAACATCGCCTCGCTCGCGCTGGGGCTCGCATTCCTCTACTTGCCGATCCTGATTCTCGTCATCTATTCCTTCAATGCCTCGCGGCTGGTGACGGTGTGGGGTGGCTGGTCGCTGCGCTGGTACCGCGAGTTGTTTGGCGATCGCGCCATGATCGAGGCGGCCTGGATGAGCCTGCGCGTCGCTGTCGCCTCGGCCAGCATTGCGACCGTGCTTGGAACACTGGCCGCGGTGGCGCTGTCGCGCGGCGAAGGATTTCGTGGCCGCACGCTGTTCTCGGGCATGCTCTACGCGCCGCTGGTGATGCCGGAGGTGATCACCGGATTGTCGCTGCTCCTTCTATTCGTGGCGCTGAACGCCGAGCGCGGCTTCTGGACTGTGACGATCGCGCATACCACGCTCACCATG
This genomic interval from Bradyrhizobium sp. CB82 contains the following:
- a CDS encoding glycerol-3-phosphate dehydrogenase; translated protein: MADYDLAIIGGGLNGVSIARDAAGRGLRVILFEQGDLAGAASSATPHLIHGDLSVLERRGFARVRRALAERKVWLAIAPHLVRPMRFVIPAHSDERPPWLLRAGLLLYDRLAGRGGLPPSATIDITHHPVGNALRRPFGTAFEYSDCVVDDSRLTVLTALDAAERGAVIRTGARCVRADRNDIWRLAVVDRGHRRVITTRALANTSGGWSVSVAETVLRQPPPRAGAAVQISQIVLPRLFESDNVYVFQNSDGRLIFASPFERDFTLIGTVTHAFKGDPAIVAMPVADVTYLCEAASRYFREPVAPVDVVRTMSGVNLAPEAVRRRDAGLAFDARRRKAPLLTVFGGDVTTARWRAQRAVTRLTPFYPMSRPWTAAAALPGGNFPWQSFEAEVDAARDRWRFLSEAQAQRLVGAYGSRLSAVLGEATSRAELGPAFGSELTGAEVRYLMQTEWARFPDDILWRRSKLGLTMPPADRDALAAFMANAVNDRHRTG
- a CDS encoding ABC transporter ATP-binding protein; the encoded protein is MADERERIEAADAARPEVHPAADRPLLRIDGVVKNFGAFRAVDGVSLDIGAGEFFALLGPSGCGKTTLLRMLAGFETPDQGRILLGGIDIAQALPHERPINMMFQSYALFPHLSVRDNIAFGLKRAGMARADIATRVAEMVALVKLEGMEKRKPDQLSGGQRQRVALARALARRPQLLLLDEPLAALDKKLREGTQGELMELQRRLGMTFIIVTHDQEEAMTMATRIGVMDAGKLVQVASPRELYEAPRSRWIAQFVGDINLFEGELQSHEADRLTIATRDAGTLVVTEPREAVGKGKMSVAIRPEKVKLARRGSPGGMDQRSSVNQLNGTVTDVCYLGGSTSYKVKLDTGGTMQSSMANTARLDTDVFGLNQQVVAWFAPDDCVVLER
- a CDS encoding ABC transporter permease; the encoded protein is MSARRIFTRPARFAAIAPYLWMALFFLVPFGFVLKISLSQTAIAQPPYEPVFDLTAGWAAIKAAFGALSIDNFKLLVSDDLYVFAYVRSLTVAITATAILLLIGYPIAYGMARLPRRWQAVAMVLVIVPFWTSFLIRIYAWINILQHDGLLNQILLGLHLVSRPVVWLSTDSAMYLGIVYSYLPFMILPLYATLAKMEPALEEAAADLGAPPGAVFWRVTFPLSLPGVGAGVLLCFIPIVGEFVIPDLLAGSNSLMIGQTLWLEFFTNKDWPVASAAAIILLVVLLAPLLLYERVQRRQLEER
- a CDS encoding ABC transporter permease subunit — protein: MRKRARLSRFNIASLALGLAFLYLPILILVIYSFNASRLVTVWGGWSLRWYRELFGDRAMIEAAWMSLRVAVASASIATVLGTLAAVALSRGEGFRGRTLFSGMLYAPLVMPEVITGLSLLLLFVALNAERGFWTVTIAHTTLTMCFVAVVVQSRLGSLDRSLEEAAMDLGCAPVRAFLSVTLPLIAPAIVAGWMLAFTLSLDDLVIASFTTGPGSATLPIRIYSEVRLGVKPEINAICTLVIGLIAIVIVIASLASKLSSSQGESAAPL